gaatataatgactgcagtcgtcatccttgactcttATCATACTGattataatggctgcagtcgtcattcttgactcctatcatactgaatataatggctgcagtggtcatccttgactcctatcatagtgaatataatggctgcagtcgtcatccttgactcctatcctagtgaatataatggctgcagtcgtcatccttgactcctatcctagtgaatataatggctgcaatCGTCatcatagtgaatatattggctgcagtcgtcatccttgactcctatcatagtgaatataatggctgcaatcgtcatccttgactcctatcatagtgaatataatgactgcagtcgtcatccttgactcctatcatagtgaatataatggctgcagtcgtcatccttgactcctatcatagtgaatatattggctgcagtcgtcatccttgactcctatcatagtgaatatattggctgcagtcgtcatccttgactcctatcatagtgaatataatggctgcagtcgtcatccttgactcctatcatagtgaatataatggttgcagtcgtcatccttgactcctatcatagtgaatataatggctgcagtcgtcatccttgacaaAACCTGGCTGGAAACTCTGAAAGAAGTTACTGTTACGGACTTGAGGTAGCAGGCTTAAATGTTATTTCCGAATAGCGTGATGGACCATTTGATATTCGATTTACATATGTAATTTGAAACTTCCTGTAATTTGATACTTAAACTTATGAAATACATGctaataaaataaacatcaatTTTTCATAGTGGtaaataaacataaacaagaaAAGCAAAAGTTGAAAGCTGGCGAGTAGTTTTCTTAACTTTAATATTTTCCTTCAAATTAAATTGTACATTCGAAAATATCCCCTGGACTTAAAACTGCTTGTTTTTACACGTGCTATACATTTAAGTAAATAACTGGCGTTTATCAGATTCGTTCACGCTACATTTGGTTTTTGTCTTAGAAAATCATTTTCCAATAAGCTAATTATTCTGTTTAAAGTCCTTTTTATAATAAAGCGAGTAATTTAACCAGTTGgaaaactttccatttttatatatttgactgCAAACAAAAAGTTACATTGTCACTGAGCATCCAAATAAATCAACTGACTACCGCCACCTTTGATTGTAAAACAGCACTACACAATAGCATACATCTGCAAATTTTGAGACGGATTGACAATTTAAAACGTGTAAGACTGTTTTTATTTAAACAGGACAAATAAGTGATTCATTACATtatttattagaaataaaaaagatgGGATATGAATGATAACGAGACAACTTTTCATGCGGCCTTCAGCACAGCGCCTCAGCtctcaccgaacagcaaactTTTAAGGGCCCCacaatgaccagcacaaaaaaaaatcaaacaagaaaacttacggtctaatctatttaaaaaaagagagAACCGAGAAACAATTATAACATCATGAACAAACAAGAACCACTTAGGACAAGTGCATAAAAATgtagcaggtttaaacgtttGACATGCGTTAACTTTCAACCTAATCTAAAATGACAGTGAAACATCATAATATAAAACGACACCTTTTATGGTATATCAATTCAAATAGCGTAACTCGATCAAAAACATATAGACAAAAACAATAAGCATATACAGAACGAATAAACCTCAGctatgacacaatataaataaataaaggcaacagtagtataccgctgttcaaaactcgtaaatctatggacaaaaaacaaaatcggggtaacaaaccaaaactgagggaataaatataagaggagaacaacgacacaaaactaaaatataacacacatagaaacagactaagcattagacaaaatccaatgagaataacaaatataacatcaaaaccaaatacatgaatttgggatagaaaagtaccgtgacacgtcttataataacatatcaataaaaaaagattttgaacAATGTCAAAAAGATTACTTAAACTAAGACTGTTTTGACAGATAcccaatattttgtttatttggatTAATTTTTCAACTCAACTTTTAAAGGAAGATCACTCTTCTAgtggttttatatttataaagaaataataacGTCACATTATTTTTAGTTGTAGCAAGTAAACAAGCGCAATTCGGTGACAACCATGTGTCTCCTTATTGTTTTAAAGCTTATTATATACCCATCGTcgtcattttcaatttcaaaatattctaccgtatagatattttttttttattaaaaaagagtttttttaagaatgatctttgaaaaaatagaataataaaaataccgaattTCGAGGAAATTCTAAACGGCAAGTCTCTAGGCAAATAGTTAATATTAAAtactcaaacatatcaaacaaatgtacaacaattgtcatatttcgACACTTTCTTATGTTTCTAGCTAGCCCAACTTCTCACtagtatgacagttgcataaaattcatttatattgacaatgatgtgtaaacaacaacaacaaacccAGATATAATaggtgaaaatttcaaaaatgaatatACACTAATTAAGACCGTTTTAGctacaaatattgcaaaagcaTGCACGACGTGTAGCTTGAATCATGGTTAATCTACAGTTCGGCAAGGTATTAGAAAATTATATCTCATGAAATATATACCGAGGATCAAccttatttattacatttatcaTGCTGTTCTTTGGTCATTTTATGCATTATAGTTTACGTCAATTTTGACAAAGAAGATAtctacataggaaaatgtctgtaccaagtcatgattatgacagtttttgtctattcgtttgatgtgttttatcttttgattttgccatttgattatggactttcggTTTTGAATATTcatcggagttaagtatttttatgattttacttttttgaataaagttgagaattgaaatagggaatgtgtcaaagagacaataacccgaccataaaacagacaacagcagaaagtcaccaacaggtcttcaatgcagcgagaaattcccgcacccggaggcgtccttcagctggccattaaacaataaaatttagaatggaaatggggaatgtgccaaagagacaacaacccgaccatagaaaaaaacaacagcagaaggtcaccaacaggtcttcaatgtagcgagaaattcccgcacccggaggcgtcctttagctggcccctaaacaaatatatgctagttcagtgataatgaacgccatactaatttccaaattgtacacaagaaactaaaattaaaataatacaagactaacaaaggctagaggctcatgacttgggacaggcgcaaaaatgcggctgggttaaacatgtttgtgagatctcaaccctccccctatacctctagccaatgtagaaaagtaaacgaaatatatatattagttcagtgataatgaacgccacactaaactccaagtggtacacaaaaaactaaaattcaaaataatacaagactaacaaagaccagaggcttctgatttgggacaggcacaaaaatgcgacGGGGCTAAACATGAAATCTCAAccaccccctatacctctagccaatgtagaagagtaaacgcataacaatacgcacattaaaattcagtccaagagaagtccgagtctgatgtcagaagaaaataaacaaaatgacaataatatataaataacaacagactattagcagttaactgacatgccagctccagacttcaattaaactgattgaaagattatgtcttaatcacatgaatatcaggcacaatccttcccgttaggggtttagtatcataccattataacatatattcttcccctttgctacaatgcatttttaaggaaaagtcaaattaaattaaaaatttgcaccgcttcaaacataaaataaatgaaactgcttatagaccgTATTATTCTTATCAAATCTgtttctaggacaatccatcagtgcttttccttttgagagccctattaagATACCAATtgtaggatttgaatctcgtataaatgactaaggctcatttgaggggtgtctgaggggccctgatcccgaaatcctggacttaaaaacatgaaatccctaGGTGCGTcttttaacgaaattcatatcccgacaacccgaaattaaaaaaaaatattcccgcatCCCGTAAAGATCAATCCCAAAATCTCGAGCTTAAAAAaacgatcccgacgccccgaataagtcctgcctccctctaatctctaccctactttcattttggccaaatcactactttcactttcaaaaataaatttttatgtccccatttatgggaattatgttttctagtctgttcgtccgttcgttcgatcgtccgtccttctgtccggctcggccaggttaaagtttttactttcaacaataaatttgtatgccttattgggaattatgttttccagtcgttcgttcgttcgttgtaccgtccgttcgttcgtttatcctttcgttcgttcgttcgtcgtaccgtccgtccgtccatccgttcgtccgtctgtcccgcttcaggttacagtttttggtcgaAGTAGTTTGTGATaaagatgaagtccaatcaacttgaaacttagtaaacatattCCCAATGATATGCAAaatagagattttaccccattttcacgatCCATTGAACATATAatatgatagtgcggatgggacacattcttgtttttatatttaagggTTCTTTTATGTGATAAATAATGAATACAGCCATCATTAAAAAAGGCATATTGTGTTATAATACAACTTGTGATAACACATGCAAACGCATATATTTGTTCTTTTGCAACACtgctaatttaaatatattgataaaggggaatgtgtcagatGCAAtaaccgaccaaagagcagaaaacaaacaaatgacaccaaaatatattaaaaaaaaagatgtggtatgattgccaatgagaaaatctttacatgagaccaaatgacacagaaaataacatcgataggtcaccatacagccttcaacaatgagcaaatcctataccgcctagtcagctataaaagtcacAAAAATGTTCAAGCTTCGTTTACACTTGACGGATTCCGTATTGGTAACTAATAACATCAGtcaatgacattttatttttgaaggtgTGTATTAATTCGACCAAACCAGAAAATACCGACAGATCTTAAAAAAACGGAAAGGGGACTAAACATATTGCTTACATGAGTATAACCATTTAATGTCACACAATAGATATACATAACTCTTGGTGTAAATATAAGATGTCTTTCTTTAACACTGCATCGATATGTTCGTCTTGTTTTTTCATCTTTTCTCCAGAAAATTCTAAATTAATCGTTTTATATAGAGTAGAACGTTGGTTTTcacgtttaaatggttttacactagtaaattttgggaccctttatagcttgctattcggtgtgagccaaggctccgtgttgaaggccgtacattgacctataatggtttgcttttataaattatttggatggagagttgtctcattggcactcataccacatcttcctatttctatgTTTATGCATATACGTTTATAATAGGACATGAATCAAAAACTATATGAAGTAGCACCAGAAAACATTCTTTAGAAAAACAAGATTTCCTTTTATTAAAATGGCACTGATAAAAATTCACTATATATTTCTAACTACTTGTATGGTTAAACTGCGATATGTGTCTAGAAGATGCTGTGTGCATTCGAGAAAAACATCACTTAGAGCTCAGTTCTCACTATAGGCTGGTTATGATAGCACTTTTGGATAACTAATCTATAAATATCTAACATGGATGTTTGTCGGAACCATATACACACACTATTCTAACATGTATGTGTGTTGGAACCATATACACACATTATTGTGACTTAAGTGCAGTGTATATTACACAGCATGACCCACACAAGTTGACCAATGTCCGCAGTAAATGACGTTTACTCCATCTAGTTATTCCTTCTTCTACCCATTTGTCTCCTGTAAGATAAacaaatcaattttataaaatataaagcaaCACTTTACAAATTGCATGCGTCAAAAGAGTTTTTTCTGGATTAACTTTCAGCAGACAGGCCCAAAGTCGAATATTTAAAagcctatatatatattagatgaCTTGTATGAGATgtacacagtggcggatccagaaatttacataagtgggggcccactgactgcctaagaggggacccattccggtcatgcttcagtgattccctatataatcaaccaaattttccccagaAAAGGGGGAACCAGGCATcctgcaacccccccccccccccctcaaccTTAAGCTTTGTAAACTATTCTCCGCCTTTTCGTCTTTTTCTTTTCGCAAAGGTGTAGTCGTCTGTCGTTATTCAATTTATTGTGTTTTGTTGCCCCATGGTATACATCATCCCTTTTTCACCCTGTACTCCAAAGGCACCAAAAATGTTGCGTTAAACACAATTGAGCATACTTATACCTTTGTGCAGCATTAGTTTATATATACTGTTAATTCTAATCATTGGTTTACTGATACTTTGTTTTCCTACAGGTAAATTTTCATATCGGAAATTGTGCAAGTTTATCGTTGCATGTTTATGTGCATTTTTATCTGTAAAATTAAATTACATAGGACCATCCTACACAGGAGTGATTTGTTACGGTCTGTATATTATGTATGAAGCGTGGGTGGATTCATTTCGGTAATTTCACGGATATTCAACATAGTCCTAGATTATGACTCGATATGTCGAAAAAggataaaagtaataaaattcaggatttcaaaaataaaaatttgtaaaacaaagtaAGCTCTacataaaaataaagatgaaatatGACTGAAAATGTACCCCGAATTTTCGAAACTTTTTTCTGTtatgtctttgttttgttcacccaTTTTGTAAGTataattttatgcgactgttatacaagtgagaggtttagctagctataaaaacaggtttaatccaccatttcttcATCAGAAAATACCTGTATCAagtaagaaatatgacagttatgatacattcgtttgatgtgtttgagctttgattttgccatttgattagggactgtgCAATATTTATCTGAGGGTGGGACCGGTGCAAACATGGACGGGGCACATACTTTTTTCATGCATTTAATGAGCGGGGCGCAAAGTTTATTGTAACAAACCTTTGGCGGGGCGCACACTTTTTTAAAAACCCTTcgtgtgtgcataaaaaaattaaatcagagTATAACAGATTAAAACTATTTGTGATTTCTGTGGAAAAAAGTAACTTGATAGAAAAAGAACaattaaatctaaaacaaaataaccTAATACAGTGcttcaatatatttttgtgtgtttatgcttttaataatcatttataaaaaaaatgaaattctgaTCAAAGTTCTGGAAAACTATaaacaatgttttgaaaattaaacatatgacataacatatggtaataaatgcttaaacataaaacaacttcaattgtattttaaataaatctttaacatgacaaaattaaattcttaaacattaaaagaattacaacttaatctatgaaaaagctgaattatgtcccttgggagtattaatttccaataAAAGTCCTTGCAaacagtagaaaatgaaaaattatgtatgcctgatataattaaagatataaactacaaaatcaagcactattgaaatattttctgcatgaattgccaagaatgtgaacaaattctttacacaggagaatataaattctatctaaatttggcctcaagtgggcctctttttttcttagatggacAATTTTAACGCTGAAAATGCTTCTAGTATGATTAAATATTGCCTTactccataaacagtacaaacttaacCAGAACATTTCCAATTTTAATAGCTAgagaaatacccaagtgatacattaGGGAATTACACAGCAAAGAAGGCAAATATCTCAGTTAAAAACATTTGTCGCgtcttgaattctggtgtttccaattgaactatttattgcgaaaggtgaaaagaaatacaaaagaactatagtTTGGTgcattttatacaatatagttaatattgaactcccagaataaagttttatatcagtacccatcaatttgacttattatgatgaatcagcacttttctcaacacagtattgttctcagtgaataatttttattctttgtgataaaaatcaaatgtacttataaaaagcttcaaaatagtataaaataacTGAAGTCTGATGCCCACtatcattttacaccaaatttatgaaattttggaagtcttttcaaataattgtctagaaaatatttcaataggttatcaaatttattttgtaaatatacacactgcaattattcatagataaatacaaaaaaatatattgtacccttacattcaatcacagcgctcctaagttgacttccttcaaaaataaaatctttataatattgaattaaatGCATTTGAGTTGAAATATCAactctgatatacatgtattattgaatgttgtgcattttagttaaaaaatatcatgtttccatatatgtgtttcattttttttccagcggggcaaggactttttttttacattaattgaAGCGGGGcaagaactttttttataataaatattggcggggcatacagttttttttttttaatatttgctgtACACCGGCCCCACCCTCAGATAAATATTGCACAGTCCCTTAGGGAGTTTCCATTGAAATGCTCGCCGCAGTTTACACACATTATATCGATTTTACCTTTTTTAGCGACAATTTCATCATTCTTGAGTTCTCTGATCTCTGGTAACATAACAATTGAGGTATATATTCCACCAACGATAAACAAACAAGGTTCTACCAGCCACAGATTTTTATACGGGGAGGTATCCATAAAGAACAAAGCCACGTTGGCTGCTGTGCCTAATGTCCCGACACTCAgctgtaaagataaatcaataaaGTAGTAAAAATACTGTGGTCAGTTGGCATAAGATTCGCTCGAAATTTAGCAGCTAAATCACCATATCAAAGTGATTGTCAgttgcggatccagaaatttttataagtggggcccactgactgcctaataGGGGTCCCGCTCTGATCATGCTTCAGTGactccctatataatcaaccaaattgttTTCCAGAACAGGGGGCCCTGGAACCCTgtgccccctctaaatccgcctcttcTTGTAAGCACTGATGGGTTgagattgcttcaatttatcagtaatatagggttattgcatgaatattggggaatattgtcccgagtagaattttatattgcacgagcttgcgagtgcaatatatgttctacaagggacaatatttcccaatattcatgcaataacccttttattgtatagcaatatgaTATTTGAGAGTAAATATTGGTTTAAACtcagattttgttgttgatgacgtcatgaattttgaagatttattgcactagtgcaatattaaattttattgcacactaacttttggttactttctgtgggaaatattatattgctatacaataaaattaaatattgcattggttgtagttgattgaAAAACAATTCAGGACAAAGGAAAATAACTctaatttttaaagatgactttaataatgacatcatttttttagaacagatatatGATGCTTGCACCTTGTAAAagt
Above is a window of Mytilus galloprovincialis chromosome 7, xbMytGall1.hap1.1, whole genome shotgun sequence DNA encoding:
- the LOC143082112 gene encoding uncharacterized protein LOC143082112, with protein sequence MALELPSLQEGLKSIAVAASGLLAGTAVYISVVETKSRANLDIKSMRKQWSDSFDNAAVFVLSVGTLGTAANVALFFMDTSPYKNLWLVEPCLFIVGGIYTSIVMLPEIRELKNDEIVAKKGDKWVEEGITRWSKRHLLRTLVNLCGSCCVIYTALKSQ